A single genomic interval of Astyanax mexicanus isolate ESR-SI-001 chromosome 4, AstMex3_surface, whole genome shotgun sequence harbors:
- the LOC125801129 gene encoding uncharacterized protein LOC125801129 isoform X1: MNELEEQTAESPLLIQEHTAEATLPTACSPLLIKDPEALMAPCPVCKKMLSSISAHLSTVHHVENVEEKKILVQLANQKVSILTSLCPVPGCGYQKSRLDRHLTSCHRDLSDQARERYIQTAQRIKAITLLRELRASSPNVPMATRLDLAAADESSTPDYDQVLESAKSGVLDISRRLRMGQQVEESQQTLFRYVCEAILLKEHQLAESAVLNFKVEHWVSRTPSTSGIFLEHFDISLTPQHEEWLEMYFAHIRSWSVKKSSPDVHDGGIFFLSQKGVPVVNLPNDMKRLWELYPQASGTDLPAVAPVAPLPAVAPASSCQPSSAAGSEEGDDEQPSCSDAVGQATGQPQAPKRDHSPSSSSIARKRRAKSTWLSFLDLFPVTVHATTPTCEEIVGGGFDRESFRYFHNKWRTVQREQRIQYILDKCKFRNRPSEARVYNRLRAENWSANCPSAMDVVKSWLPVKDHIKSPDIIRRIQEQSWKGLCLKDFGPPKNKGVIATMPFSKGEVVCDYHGEYVTQEEGNRRMQQLFDEACYVFFFAGRGEKVCIDAQHSPCQCHPHQDTFGRWMNHSRRSPNVKPHVFKLPLTEGTRWHPIFLALTDIQVNEELLWDYGVLSDEGLGGETVGLDWLNT, from the exons atgaatga ACTGGAGGAACAGACTGCTGAATCTCCGCTGCTGATCCAGGAACACACCGCTGAAGCTACACTGCCGACTGCTTGTTCTCCGTTGCTGATCAAGGATCCAGAAGCTCTG ATGGCTCCCTGTCCAGTTTGCAAGAAGATGCTGTCCTCCATCTCTGCGCACCTTTCCACAGTACATCACGTGGAAAACGTAGAGGAGAAGAAGATCCTGGTTCAGCTGGCGAATCAGAAAGTGTCGATCCTGACATCTCTGTGTCCTGTTCCGGGATGTGGGTATCAGAAGTCTCGTCTTGACCGCCATCTGACCAGCTGCCATCGGGACCTGTCCGACCAGGCCAGGGAGAGATACATCCAGACGGCACAGAGGATAAAAGCCATTACTCTCCTGAGAGAGTTGAGGGCTAGCAGTCCGAACGTGCCCATGGCCACTCGCTTGGACTTGGCTGCTGCTGACGA ATCTTCAACGCCTGACTACGACCAAGTACTCGAGTCAGCGAAATCTGGCGTCCTCGATATCAGTCGTAGACTGAGAATGGGACAACAGGTGGAAGAGAGTCAGCAGACACTGTTCCGGTACGTCTGTGAGGCGATACTCCTGAAGGAGCATCAACTGGCAGAGAgtgctgtgctgaacttcaag GTAGAGCATTGGGTTTCTCGAACCCCATCAACCAGTGGCATTTTCCTTGAACACTTTGACATCAGCCTGACTCCCCAACATGAAGAG tGGCTGGAGATGTACTTCGCTCACATCAGGTCATGGAGTGTCAAAAAGTCCAGTCCCGATGTTCATGATGGAGGCATCTTCTTTCTGAGCCAGAAAGGAGTTCCTGTGGTGAATCTACCTAATGATATGAAGCGGCTATGGGAACT GTATCCACAGGCTTCAGGGACCGACCTGCCAGCAGTTGCCCCAGTTGCCCCCCTGCCAGCAGTTGCCCCTGCCAGCAGTTGCCAGCCGAG CTCTGCTGCAGGTTCTGAAGAGGGGGATGATGAGCAGCCTTCCTGCTCAGATGCTGTGGGACAGGCAACTGGACAGCCACAGGCTCCGAAGAGGGACCACTCCCCTTCATCCTCTTCGATTGCAAGGAAGCGGAGGGCTAAGTCCACCTGGCTTAGTTTTCTTGACCTGTTTCCGGTGACTGTTCATGCCACGACACCCACATGTGAGGAAATTGTCGGCGGTGGATTTGATCGTGAATCCTTCCGTTACTTTCACAACAAATGGAGGACAGTCCAGCGGGAACAGCGCATCCAGTATATCTTGG atAAGTGCAAGTTCAGGAACCGCCCCTCAGAGGCCAGGGTATACAATCGGCTCCGTGCTGAGAACTGGTCGGCCAACTGTCCAAGCGCCATGGATGTGGTCAAGTCTTGGCTCCCCGTAAAGGACCACATCAAGAGTCCAGACATTATCCGCCGTATTCAGGAACAGTCTTGGAAAGGACTTTGCCTGAAAGACTTTGGGCCACCAAAGAACAAAG GGGTGATTGCGACAATGCCCTTTTCCAAGGGAGAGGTGGTCTGCGACTACCATGGAGAGTACGTCACCCAAGAAGAAGGGAATCGGAGAATGCAACAGCTTTTCGACGAAGCCTGTTACGTCTTCTTCTTTGCGGGACGTGGGGAAAAGGTCTGCATAGACGCCCAACATTCTCCATGCCAGTGTCACCCACACCAGGACACGTTTGGTCGTTGGATGAACCATTCAAGGAGAAGTCCAAATGTGAAGCCACACGTGTTCAAACTCCCACTCACAGAGGGAACAAGATGGCATCCCATTTTCCTCGCGCTAACGGACATTCAGGTCAACGAGGAACTACTTTGGGACTACGGTGTTCTCAGTGACGAGGGACTTGGAGGCGAAACTGTTGGACTGGACTGGCTGAATACTTGA
- the LOC125801382 gene encoding zinc finger protein 239-like, whose product MKPSPKMEKHQHSVKSFTKQSNLKIHQHIHTGEKPYYCSDCGKSFTKQSNLKIHQRIHTGEKPYHCSDCGNSFNQQSHLKLHQRIHTGEKPYCCSDCGNSFNQQSHLKIHQRIHTREKPYYCSDCGKRFTAQSNLKLHQRIHTGEKPYHCSDCGKSFTEQSSLKKHQRIHTGEKPYYCSDCGKSFTEQSSLKKHQRIHTGEKPYHCSDCGKSFTEQSAFKKHERIHTGEKPYHCSDCGKNFTQQSNLRKHQRIHTGEKPYHCLDCGKNFNQQSILQRHQRIHTGVKPYYCSECGESFTQQSKLKKHQQIHTG is encoded by the coding sequence atgaagccaagtcccaaaatggagaaacatcagcactctgtcaagagttttactaaacagagtaatctcaaaatacaccagcacattcacacaggagagaaaccgtattactgctcagactgtgggaagagttttactaaacagagtaatctcaaaatacaccagcgcattcacacaggagagaaaccgtatcactgctcagactgtgggaacagttttaatcaacagagtcatctcaaactgcatcaacgcattcacacaggagaaaaaccatattgctgctcagactgtgggaacagttttaatcaacagagtcatctcaaaattcaccagcgcattcacaccagagagaaaccatattactgctcagactgtggaaagagatttactgcacagagtaatctcaaactgcatcagcgcattcacacaggagagaaaccgtatcactgctcagactgtgggaagagttttactgaacagagtagtctcaaaaaacaccagcgcattcacacaggagagaaaccatattactgctcagactgtgggaagagttttactgaacagagtagtctcaaaaaacaccagcgcattcacacaggagagaaaccgtatcactgctcagactgtgggaagagttttactgaacagagtgcttTCAAAAAACAcgaacgcattcacacaggagagaaaccgtatcactgctcagactgtgggaagaattttactcaacagagtaatctccgaaaacaccagcgcattcacacaggagagaaaccgtatcactgcttagactgtgggaagaattttaatcaacagagtattctccaacgacaccagcgcattcacacaggagtgaaaccgtattattgctcagagtgtggggagagttttactcaacagagtaaactcaaaaaacaccaacaaaTTCACACAGGATAG
- the LOC125801129 gene encoding uncharacterized protein LOC125801129 isoform X2 yields the protein MAPCPVCKKMLSSISAHLSTVHHVENVEEKKILVQLANQKVSILTSLCPVPGCGYQKSRLDRHLTSCHRDLSDQARERYIQTAQRIKAITLLRELRASSPNVPMATRLDLAAADESSTPDYDQVLESAKSGVLDISRRLRMGQQVEESQQTLFRYVCEAILLKEHQLAESAVLNFKVEHWVSRTPSTSGIFLEHFDISLTPQHEEWLEMYFAHIRSWSVKKSSPDVHDGGIFFLSQKGVPVVNLPNDMKRLWELYPQASGTDLPAVAPVAPLPAVAPASSCQPSSAAGSEEGDDEQPSCSDAVGQATGQPQAPKRDHSPSSSSIARKRRAKSTWLSFLDLFPVTVHATTPTCEEIVGGGFDRESFRYFHNKWRTVQREQRIQYILDKCKFRNRPSEARVYNRLRAENWSANCPSAMDVVKSWLPVKDHIKSPDIIRRIQEQSWKGLCLKDFGPPKNKGVIATMPFSKGEVVCDYHGEYVTQEEGNRRMQQLFDEACYVFFFAGRGEKVCIDAQHSPCQCHPHQDTFGRWMNHSRRSPNVKPHVFKLPLTEGTRWHPIFLALTDIQVNEELLWDYGVLSDEGLGGETVGLDWLNT from the exons ATGGCTCCCTGTCCAGTTTGCAAGAAGATGCTGTCCTCCATCTCTGCGCACCTTTCCACAGTACATCACGTGGAAAACGTAGAGGAGAAGAAGATCCTGGTTCAGCTGGCGAATCAGAAAGTGTCGATCCTGACATCTCTGTGTCCTGTTCCGGGATGTGGGTATCAGAAGTCTCGTCTTGACCGCCATCTGACCAGCTGCCATCGGGACCTGTCCGACCAGGCCAGGGAGAGATACATCCAGACGGCACAGAGGATAAAAGCCATTACTCTCCTGAGAGAGTTGAGGGCTAGCAGTCCGAACGTGCCCATGGCCACTCGCTTGGACTTGGCTGCTGCTGACGA ATCTTCAACGCCTGACTACGACCAAGTACTCGAGTCAGCGAAATCTGGCGTCCTCGATATCAGTCGTAGACTGAGAATGGGACAACAGGTGGAAGAGAGTCAGCAGACACTGTTCCGGTACGTCTGTGAGGCGATACTCCTGAAGGAGCATCAACTGGCAGAGAgtgctgtgctgaacttcaag GTAGAGCATTGGGTTTCTCGAACCCCATCAACCAGTGGCATTTTCCTTGAACACTTTGACATCAGCCTGACTCCCCAACATGAAGAG tGGCTGGAGATGTACTTCGCTCACATCAGGTCATGGAGTGTCAAAAAGTCCAGTCCCGATGTTCATGATGGAGGCATCTTCTTTCTGAGCCAGAAAGGAGTTCCTGTGGTGAATCTACCTAATGATATGAAGCGGCTATGGGAACT GTATCCACAGGCTTCAGGGACCGACCTGCCAGCAGTTGCCCCAGTTGCCCCCCTGCCAGCAGTTGCCCCTGCCAGCAGTTGCCAGCCGAG CTCTGCTGCAGGTTCTGAAGAGGGGGATGATGAGCAGCCTTCCTGCTCAGATGCTGTGGGACAGGCAACTGGACAGCCACAGGCTCCGAAGAGGGACCACTCCCCTTCATCCTCTTCGATTGCAAGGAAGCGGAGGGCTAAGTCCACCTGGCTTAGTTTTCTTGACCTGTTTCCGGTGACTGTTCATGCCACGACACCCACATGTGAGGAAATTGTCGGCGGTGGATTTGATCGTGAATCCTTCCGTTACTTTCACAACAAATGGAGGACAGTCCAGCGGGAACAGCGCATCCAGTATATCTTGG atAAGTGCAAGTTCAGGAACCGCCCCTCAGAGGCCAGGGTATACAATCGGCTCCGTGCTGAGAACTGGTCGGCCAACTGTCCAAGCGCCATGGATGTGGTCAAGTCTTGGCTCCCCGTAAAGGACCACATCAAGAGTCCAGACATTATCCGCCGTATTCAGGAACAGTCTTGGAAAGGACTTTGCCTGAAAGACTTTGGGCCACCAAAGAACAAAG GGGTGATTGCGACAATGCCCTTTTCCAAGGGAGAGGTGGTCTGCGACTACCATGGAGAGTACGTCACCCAAGAAGAAGGGAATCGGAGAATGCAACAGCTTTTCGACGAAGCCTGTTACGTCTTCTTCTTTGCGGGACGTGGGGAAAAGGTCTGCATAGACGCCCAACATTCTCCATGCCAGTGTCACCCACACCAGGACACGTTTGGTCGTTGGATGAACCATTCAAGGAGAAGTCCAAATGTGAAGCCACACGTGTTCAAACTCCCACTCACAGAGGGAACAAGATGGCATCCCATTTTCCTCGCGCTAACGGACATTCAGGTCAACGAGGAACTACTTTGGGACTACGGTGTTCTCAGTGACGAGGGACTTGGAGGCGAAACTGTTGGACTGGACTGGCTGAATACTTGA